From the genome of Asterias rubens chromosome 13, eAstRub1.3, whole genome shotgun sequence:
tgttacgaccgattgagctcaaattttcacaggtttgttctattatgcgtatgttgagatacaccaagtgagaagaatggtctttgacaattaccaatagtgtcatgtCCTTAATCCCCCACTCTCCAGTTACTAAACACCACCACGCTTGGACTTGGGTAAGATCAGTTTGCAAGGTCCATTGATAAGTAATTGTTACTTGTACAGACTTCTCTTGATCCTCCGCTCTCTGTAGCCACTCAACACAAAATGTTGTGGAACTTTATAAGCTTGTAATGCCGTGTCCAATGATAAGTAATTACCATTTGGGTCTCAGACTTTCTGAATACTTCATTTTGGCAAGGAGAATACATGTAATATGATTTTGAACTGGAGGGTTATGGGCAATGGTGagttggtttgttatttaaattcCTTTGTAAATACTGTATGTGTAAGTGTTTTGAATAGTAATAAAATCTCACACAGAGAAAAAGTAAATTTGCACATTTTGTTATGATTTATTTGATTATAAATATGTGTATATAATATATCGTAAATTTTTCTTATTATAAAATTAATTAACATTAAAATGTCGGCTTAATTTTAAATGAGTACAAAGTTCATCAAAACGGGCAAAAAACACAGGCTTTGGAGTTTCACACAGGCCATGTCTGAAGCGGCTGGATTGCTGAATCTTCACAAGTTGAAGTATAGTACGTTCTTGTCACCAACACCCTGAGAGGAGAGTTGCCTACTCTTTCCAAAACTTGATGAAGTTGAAAGTCGCCCTGATTTTTTAAGCAGAAAGTTctcaaaaataaaccaatctttccatgttctgaatACAACAAAGTTGAAAACCTCCCTGATTATGAAAacttttttcagattttgagtGTTCAACATCTCCCTGGTTagagatgcaaatgttggcaactCTGCCTAAACAGTTCAGATACGGCCATAATGTCGGATGCTGACCAAACAGTTGTACTAACTGAAGGGAAAACACAAGGAAACCCCTATCTACTTCTTCCTGActttttgacgaccaatttagaGTTAAATCCTTCAATTAACAATTAATATCTGCACAATATTACCATTGATTAAAAAACTGATTCACAAATGCTGCAGTGCTGGTATTTTAAAGGAAAGTTCATACTTTCGTAATGAGACAAATTCTGTCAATTAACAgctgcttaataataatattgattaaAAAACTGATTCACAAATGCTATAGTGCTCGTATTTTTAAGGAAAGTTCATACTTCTGTCAATTAACAGCTGCTAAATAATAACATTGATTAAATACTGATTCACAAATGCTGTAGTGCTGGTATTTTACAGGAAAGGTTGTACTTTCGTAATGAtactaaacaattttttgggttataaatattatttgggTTGTGAGCATCCTGCGAAATGATTTCTTCTGGAGTGAATTTCCAAAGATTACCTGCAGGTGACTTACTGAAATTTCTTTGGTGTCTGTTTGAGGGCTACCCACAAAACAGCCAGAAATACGTCTGATACCCAAAGTCAACTCCCAAATTGTGGATGGGCTTGATGCTCGTGATGAAAATACCACGGCAGTTTTGATCTGAATCCTCCAAATGTAGGCACTGTGTTCAACTGAAACTATCACGTGTGTCTTTCATTGTATCTCTCTTGAAAATTTCACCTTTAATCAGCATTACTATGACACAAACCAAACAACAACCCTGTGTTTAATAGATAAAAAGATAATTAAAATGTGCATGTCCAGCAATCTGGCCAGAGCAGCTGCTAAAGCCATCAGTTCTAACATGGTCTTGagctttcaaaaaacaaaatatagcgAAAATGTTGTGCCCCCGAATAAGGCGTAGAGTGACTtttggtaaggggctacaagaagatttttttttttagagatgaAACTAACTCAGCTGAAcataggaattgatattcctcttataACACTTTGGATGgaataaaacacacacaagaCAAGGAGCTTTAAGATAAGCATTACGTGCAATATAACTGTTGaaatggctctttgttctacatctcaccAAACTAAGAGTGTATGGCTGATAACAGGCAGaaagcctgggcccaatttcacagagctgctaagcacaaaaatttgctaagcattaaaaaattttccttgataaaatttgttgcatattgcttgttactggcattcagctgttgtttgcaaatcctgaaaatcacgtggacaatTATTtggaatcctgtttttatcaagaaagaaatttcatgctaagcaaattttttgtgcttggcagctctatgaaattgggccctgattgccATTCAAATACACTGATAGGATGAACCAAGTCGGTGGGTGGCACATTTAGCATGAAATACACCTACACATCAAAAATATAAAGTTCCCTCTATTATGAACACAAAGTAAATAGTCTGCATGATGCAACAGTTGACCTCTACTAATTGGTGACCATCATTGAATTTGACCCCTGACCTCTACTGTTGGACGACTCTGAATGGAGTCGCCATTTCATCAAGTGTCTTCATGAGTTGCTCCTTCGTCTCCATCTTAGATTTGGTCCATGCGAGAGCAAGGTGGGTAGCAACAGCTTTCCGAtctgcaaaataataataataacgatgaCAAGTTATCACTTGTTTCTGAAAGAGCCACAgggcctggacttcctgcatgcacgatttgtacacagctcaataatggaagaaaacctaaaatcttatattttatggagattgcaccaTCTAATTTTTATATGATGAAAATGCCTGTTACGAAAATCCACACTCACCCAAGTAAAACTGCCCACTTGGTTGATCAAGCACAGCTTTAGCGATACACAGCCATGTAATTGTATCACCTCCCTGCTCTGGTGATCTTAGCCGGTCCTTAAATGTCTTATGGAATTCCGGCATGGAGGTTCGGACGGCTGGAGTGTCGGCCCAGCCTGGATGCATCACAGAGAAGTGCACTTTGGGATAAGTTTTAGCCCACATCTCTGTCATTACAACTTGCTGACGCTGGAAAGAGTAAGAAATTTTTGATTTAGAGTTGagaccaatggttcttttcagaaccaccccaactcattagagatagtcattacatggtgttaccgcaaatctttctgtatcgtatttccaccatgcaaagtttcaaatcctatttattTAGATTGTTGTGATTCGAGTTTGAAACTTTAGGTCAATAatgaaatttatttatttttatttgaaaatccAACTCCAATGACCATGAGAAGAGCAGCGCGGCTCTTTCATGACAAAACAGCCTCACTCAACATTTTTGGGTTCATCATAAAGAACATTTCTGGGTAAATTGAGTGCGGTTTgtccatttcaaagtttcaaaggcatgCTATTGCTAAATGTATGTATGGataaaaatataacaagtcCTTTCTCTGCCTCCTTTTACACTTTTATCCTGTATGATGCTATCTATCTCTGtacttttctcaaaattttatttttggagTAAAGCCTGGtacatacttcctgcgaatgcgatacgaatgttgacaacacaaatttgcaacgaaatTCGcagtgagttgagttgtgttcAACTCTCGTACGAATATCGCAGTGAGAGCAGAGTTGTtacgtcaaatttgcatcgcattcgcCAAGGAAGGGCCGAGTGGCAGGTAGGCATACACACAGTCGGGACTTTCACATAATGGAACAATGGATTTGTGTGAGTGCAAACTAATGTACAGGGCCcacttcatagcgctgcttaacggtgaacaaattttggtgcttactgtagcagaaaatttCGCTTAGCTGTAAGCGTATTTCGCAGgtaagcaagaaaattaggcgacCAGCTtgcacgttcaccatggatttgcgtTGCGACGCTGTAAATTGTTTAAgcagtaagcactggaaggttagcatgtcTTCACAGGTGCttattgtaaaatgaaaaatggGCTATAAAATGGCAACTCAACGAAATAGACCGATCCAATAAGCTCCGCCCGATTGCGTATTTACCAATCACAACCACTTGCACAACCACAAGTTCGACACTATAAAGTCCAACATCCATGCGCACATGCTTGGCACGCGCTGCAGaattgtgcagaatggcattggagaggctcacatgttcttgctcacacgtacGCCAtgggcagagcctaatggaACGGtgtattgggccctggttagaGAGTTACCTTGTTTTGTGCATAAACCATCGTGCCATCAAACTTGGACAAACGTTCACTTTGAAGATCAGTAAGATCTAGCTTCTGTGTGTACATTCCTCCAGAAGAAACTGTTATCTGAAATTTGTATCAGAAACAAATAAGTTATGGTTTTTCTCATAAAACAATGACCCTTGCTTACCCTTGCTACACTACAGATGTACTAcaactactgtacatgtacatgtaacatgagGTCATCAGGTCTTAGATCGGCAGCATTAATCATCACACATACTCTCTGTCCCAAACTCGTCTGGTAAGTTATGgagaccgtgccttttccagctgcgcaccCAGTCTCTGGAATTCCTCgccagacgagctgagggacACACCATGATCTGTCAACATTCAATATTCTGCTGCCAATTCTGCTGccaagatattgacaaaatagggagaccaccaacattagggCATGATAGTTCAGCTGGTGGTACACCAGCACGTTAAtcgtagggtgtcatggccgagcagataagaacaCCGCACCGACAACGCACcaataagagcaccaaactcgaGCTCtagtgcttctgttcagcagagtgtgagttcgaatcccggttgtgacacttgtgccccTGAGCAAGACtcttgactataattgcttctctccacccaggggtaatgggtacctgtgagggcagagatggttcttgtgattgatttagccgagtagcgcataatAATgctgcacaggctgcatactccccaccagggagctgagatggtttaaggagtgatttaaggcccagtgaccaggggtaataatgtgaagcgctttgggacgccctccgggtctgaaaagtgctatataataacgggttattattattatattattactattgttaaTCCACAGGCGGCACAATGATGTTCTGCTCTGCAGTGTTGTTGGTCTCGAGACCAGTTTCGGTCTCATTCGTCTGGACTCCCCCTTGGGACCTtcaggtcttggtcttggtctcagACTTtaaacctttatcacggtgtggtcatcttgattttactccattccaccTCATTGTAAACCAAATTGaggctggacaaaataatagtctggtgccatgcatgcgtcattactgttatggaaacagggaacatgaccaagatggtgacagcaggATAAAGTTCTATCGGGTCTCGTCTACAACACTGCTACTAATGgtcaattttaatttgttcaaccccaaatcccAAGTTAATTGGTTTACTTACAACTCTGGACCCCTGTGCGTTGCTGAGCAATGGGATCAATGCTGTCGTTAATAGAAATGTTCCCATGGTGTTGGTGGCAAAGTTCTTCTCTAAACCTTCCTCCGTCACCTCCCGGGTGTTCACCATACATCCTGCATTGTTTACCTGAAGAAGTAAAAACGACAGTCAGTGAAGTGGGACCCTGGCACTGGTACTCATGTACTtattaaaatgcaaaatatacGTTTGGTTTTGAACCGTTttattgtttcaatcctatagtTGGGGGTGCGTTCggtaagcttccctgggtcgaccccctggtgctcactcgggtgccagcccctgacaagagctaatcgaacgatcacactcgccctctcgtggtaacggcatgcacctcgggtcaccccaaagtgacccactccacaagcagggcactgggggctgacccgggtgagcccctggaatgacgtcaaagctattcaaacacacgggggcagaccgggatcgacccagggaagctaaaggaACGCACCcacaaatgtagatgtatacaatgaaactaacatgtaaacaattcttttcaaaaggtggtcacatTTTTGAGACATCACCAACAATCCAGGTCCACACAGGAATAAGAATCCCTGAGAAGCGTCtcagatttacattttgtggCATCAAAACTAACATCTTTCTACATAACCACTTtatttcgaagtgaaatgtttctcaaaatttgttttatatcgAAAGCTGCAGTAGGCTTGTAACCAATTgccaatttaaaggcagtggacacttggttaAATCTCAAAATGCATCTAGCAGTCACCATTGATTGGTAGCAGTACTTCACTTAGCAGTACATTCTTTGGGTaatctggcaggcaagatacaacACTGGTCATGtgagaaagttgacattttgtgtcataatttccacataaatccaagagttttgaaagtaaaagctggacaagttatgagatgtgccccctttcatcataattagacagtgcaatcttaaaaaaatacaacattttatgttttcttccattgagctgtgtacaaatcgtgcctgcaggaagtccaggctctgtggctcttatgtaaacatgtgatgtcacaggtcacattgtctattgcaggcctggaacttaatctttgagagggcaacaccattttcattttgcaaagggcacttacattggaaaatcttaaagtcaatgagaaacttttgaaggggcaccaaggccaagaccaggggcaacagaggccacggtctcagtgtaattccaggcctggtattGATACAGCGTGTTGCCCATGGTAGCAAGGCTGGGTTTGTAACATCAACAAGTTAcattcagtgctaacacacattagtgtatgggtaaaaaccaaaattaatattctttatccctgatgcaaatttaacatctattatatatcgttgcggtacccgctgccaaaacataggatttgaaaactgcctctagctactgggcagtcttggtagtctagttggtaagacactgctgtagaattgcaagggtcgtgggttcgaatcccacccgagtaatatgcctatgatattttttcacaggactcgggaaagtacgagtatacagtgctaacacacatccgtgtatgggtaaaaacaaaaaattaacaaagtGACATTACCAGTGCGTTGAGTTTTGTCTCTTTTTCTTTGAACTGCTCTGCGAACGCATGAACTCCCTTTGGTTTCGACATGTCCAGTATGTGAAGGTGAACATTCTGAAATCAAAGATTATTGTGAATAAATTAAGAAAAACTGCGGACAGAACTGTCCGAAACGGTTACACACCTAAATGTTCTGAAACCCCTCTGTTCCAACACTCGTAATGGATTTTCCTATTCCTTAACTCTAAGCCTAGAATGTAAATCACTTGTCAGATTTGTATCCCTGGTGGTAACACCAGATTAAACCATGGCTATTAAtgttttaataagggaataaaagggtagcgacgagttctttaacggccgtttaaaaccggcagggttgttgtcttgtgataaaggcccaagccgaagaaggcctttattgcacggcaacgaccctgcatgGTTtgaaacggacgtttaagaacgagtcactactcttttattcccattcataaacgcCCTTTTGTTAACAAACGTGAAAAGAATCCAATTaaagacactttgacaattgaaaatttgaggtttgaaatatatttttttcataaactttgCGTTGGGGTTGCGTGTCCGTGcgtgcgcgcttagaaataTATTACGCGCctgcttagaaatagattaggcgctgttactaatagctatgaatcgCATTCTGCGTGATAGTCTTGCGAGCACGGGCCCAACACACGGAAGCCAGCCGATTATAAACAGCGCcggctggtcattatcaactgtttaaacaccccacatgacgcgctctccaccaataggagtagagaaactgtctggggtatttatgaatagatgataaaatgctaacacacatcggtgcaagggtaaaaccaaacttatGTAATATTCTTTTTCTCTGGTGTAAAATGTAACATCtataaatcgttgcggtacccgctgctaaaatatagaattcaaactgcctcttaGCTGCCGGGCAGTCTCGGTGGtcaagttggtaagacactgctctagaattgcaaaggtcgtgggtttgaatcccactccaGTGAGATTCTTGGGAAAGACgtaccgagtacacagtgccaacacattttgatttaagggtaaaaactaatttacacacattttttgttttgcataaacACAAACCTCATTTCCGCTGGCCTCAGTGATTTCTTTCAGTGCCTCCTCCCCTCTTTCTGGATTTCGACACACCATGTGCACAGTGCCACCTATTGGTAAACATAATAAAGTCAAGAAACTTAATAATATTTTCACCCAGAAAACTCAAACAAAGAATCCTGGGCCAGTTTCACAAAGCACCAAAATTCATCTTTAGAGACGATTTATCAGAAAGACCTtgacagtgatttgtattgtgagcTCGCACTTTGCAATTACAGAGAATGCATATGTTTTGTAATCTATTAAAATTATTGGCAGTAAAAACCTTTGGATAGAATCCTACAGAAGCTTTCGGTAGtcaaagcattttgaaaaaacttttcactttgaggtaatgtggttatgtaaaaggttataagtttttatgacaacaaatttgaatcttagaagttataacgccgtaatgcttcttagattgtgtattcctacaAGGGATTATTTTTCATGCGTAGAAATTTTTGCTAcggatttgttgttttgttatatttaaataggatttaaaaattcaaatgattcccccccaaaaaaaacctgGATACTTTGCTGCCTTTAAAAGTGGTTCGCAgataagatcaatcttagcgcCTTGTTAAATCTAGCACTCGTTCCTCTAACTCGATAAAAGTGAGATCGATGTCAATGGAATAAGAATTCTTACACAATTCTTTTACTGAACAGTCACCCCCAGTTCTGgacttaaatacatgtagttgccctggtctttgcccGAGTGACACTTCAAAAGTTTCATACAGACTTAAAGATTTCCCAAGGGAACTACATTAAAATGGCCCTGCCTAATGTAGAATGCCTAGAGACATTCCGGGTGTTTGACCCCCCTCTGTCAATGAATGAGTCATTTTCATTCAAAACACGCAAGTCTTGCACCCAGACCCAGCAACCATCAAGGTTCTAATCCTACTCATTCTATCAATGGCAAATCTCCTATACATCCAGGgttcaagtaataataataataataataataataataataataataataataataagcatttatatagcgccatctatctagaaaACTAATCCGAGGCGCTGGAGAGGAAGaagtttatacaaagaaaaggatCACAAGAGTGCCTAATAAAGTGACTTGGGAAGCAAATAGGTTTTTAGTTGCAATTTAAATGTGTCTAAGGAAGAAGCTGTGCGAATGGCTATTGGTAGAGTACTCCAGAGGGTTGGTGCTGCATATGAAAAAGCCCTATTACCATAAGAGGCGTGTGTCCTCGGTGTCACAAGAAGACACTTGTTTGATGATCTGAGGCTGCGTTGAGGAATGTATTGTGAAATAAGTTCATTGAGATAGCCTGGTGCTAATCCATGAAGTACTTTCCCtgttaaaagtaaaatttttaACTGAATACGCTCTTGTACTGGCAACCAATGAAGTTTCTGTAAAACCGGTGAAATATGATCAAATTTAGAGGTCTTAGAGAGGACCCTAGCTGCTGCATTCAGGGCATGTTGgagtttatttacattttgtttagaaATATTGAACAAAAGACCATTTCCAATATCTAAACGAGATAAAACAAAGGCATGTACCAGGATAGAAGCTGATTTGTCATCAAGAGTTCTACGAAAACTGTTCAGGTTATGGATATTATAATACACAGACTGACAAACTTTCAAGTACAGCTAAGTGTATAATAtcagtttaatagatgttaaatttgcatcggggataaagaatattaattttggtttttacccatacacaccgatgtgtgtagcactgtatactcagtactttccccgagtcctgtgtaTATCAGTGTCGTCTGCACTGATAGCGGATAGCGAGTAGAATTGATATCATAATGATGGCGTACCCGTAATTATGACATACACATTGCACTAGCAGTATCCGTTCGCATGCAAAACCTCCCTATTATCTTAGCCAATACACACCTCTTCTTGCTAGTTCCAGAGCAGCACATTTTCCTATTCCGCTGTTCGCACCAGTGATCATGAAGACTGCGATGTTAAGTCAACATCAAGAGCTCCAGCTTCAAAACTCTTAGCTGCATGCTCGTAACCACTCCTGGAAAAAGACGTTGGTAAACCAAACAATAAATTTAGTTTAAACTATCATTGGAAATGGAGATTTTTCGATAtattcttttttggggggggggggaaatttCACAAAGTTGGCtgctttttgttaaagacagtggagtggacactattggtaattgtca
Proteins encoded in this window:
- the LOC117298514 gene encoding LOW QUALITY PROTEIN: dehydrogenase/reductase SDR family member 12-like (The sequence of the model RefSeq protein was modified relative to this genomic sequence to represent the inferred CDS: inserted 1 base in 1 codon), yielding MSLYRNSVFLIKGVREFCKSGYEHAAKSFEAGALDVDLTSQXFMITGANSGIGKCAALELARRGGTVHMVCRNPERGEEALKEITEASGNENVHLHILDMSKPKGVHAFAEQFKEKETKLNALVNNAGCMVNTREVTEEGLEKNFATNTMGTFLLTTALIPLLSNAQGSRVITVSSGGMYTQKLDLTDLQSERLSKFDGTMVYAQNKRQQVVMTEMWAKTYPKVHFSVMHPGWADTPAVRTSMPEFHKTFKDRLRSPEQGGDTITWLCIAKAVLDQPSGQFYLDRKAVATHLALAWTKSKMETKEQLMKTLDEMATPFRVVQQ